The DNA window TTATCATTATCGACTTTATTGATATGAATAATGACGAACATCGTCGTCGGGTGCTGCATTCGCTGGAGCTGGCGCTGAGTAAAGATCGGGTAAAAACCACGATCAACGGCTTCTCTCAGCTAGGCTTAGTTGAAATGACGCGTAAACGCACGCGCGAAAGCATTGAACATGTGCTGTGCCATGATTGTCCTACTTGTCATGGACGCGGCACCCTGAAAACTGTGGAAACCGTGTGCTACGAAATTTTGCGTGAAATTGTGCGCGTGCACCATGCTTATGATTCAGATCGTTTCCTGGTTTACGCCTCTGCGGCGGTGGGTGAGGCGCTGAAAAGCGAAGAGTCGCATGCGCTGGCCGAAGTGGAAATCTTTGTTGGCAAACAGGTCAAGGTGCAGATCGAACCCTTGTACAGCCAGGAACAATTTGACGTTGTCATGATGTAGTCCGCCTGTTGGCGGCCAAAGTCCGGTATTGGTGGGGCCCAGCATGCTGGGCCTCCCATGCATAGATATCCCGTTGCCAGGCAGCGGAAGCAAGGAGAACTGCGTGAGGCGACTGCCTGGGATTTTGTTAGCTACAGGCGCCAGTCTGATTGTCATCGTGGCGTTGCTGATCAGCGGGCTGCGTTTGGCGCTGCCTGAACTGAACAACTACCGCCCGCAACTGTTGGCCAAGGTCGAAAGCCTCTCCGGCGTGCCGGTGCAGATCGACTTTATGCAGGGAAGTTGGGAAACCTTCGGCCCGCAGTTGGAAATGCGCAACGTGCGCGCCACGCTGCCCAAAAGCAATCTGCGTATTGAACGCGTTACCCTGGCGCTGGACGTATGGCAGTCGCTGTTGCACTGGCGCTGGCAGTTCCGCGATCTCACCTTCTACCAACTCCAGTTCGATCTCAACACCACTTTGGGTGGCGAAGAGCATAAGGGCAGCACCATCGAGCCGGGTAAAATCAGCGATTTGCTGCTGCATCAGGTCGATCACTTCAACCTGCGTGACAGCCGCCTTTCCTTCCTTACGCCTGCCGGTGCGCGCGCCGAATTCGAGGTTCCACAGCTAACCTGGCTTAACGGCCGCGATCGCCACCGTGCCGAAGGGCAGATTAGCCTGTCGACGCTGAATGGCCAGCATGGTGTGGTACAGCTGCGCATGGACCTGCGTGATAACCAGGGTTTATTGAATGTGGGTACGGTCTATATGCAGGCCGATAATATCGACATGAAGCCCTGGTTCACCCGTTGGTTACGCGCCAATACCGGCCTGGAAAGCGCCGACTTTAGCCTGGCAGCCTGGCTACAAATACAGAACGGTGAAATTGCCGGCGGCAGTGCGTTGTTAAAGCAGGGCGTGGCCAACTGGAACGTGGGCAAACAACAGCACCGGCTGGACGTGGACAATCTGGCGCTGACGCTCAGCCGCCAGGGGACCGGCTGGCAAGTCGAGGTGCCGCAGCTCAACCTGGCCACCGACGGCCAGGCCTGGCCGCAAGGCAAGCTGTCCGGGCTGTGGCTGCCGGAAAATACCGAGTTTATGGGGCCGGGGCAGACGGAAGAGCTACGCGTGCGAGCGACCAACATTCAGCTTGAACGCCTGTCTGCGCTGTTGCCGACCTTCTCATTCCTCAGCCCGGACGTGCTGGAGCGCTGGAACGACCTGCAACCGCAAGGCAAGGTCAATGCATTGGCGTTGGATATTCCGTTGAAACAGCCGGAAAAAACCCGTTTCCAGGCCCGTTGGCAGGACGTCAGTTGGCAGCCGTGGAAGCTGTTGCCGGGGATAAATCATTTCTCTGGCGCGCTGAGTGGCGGTGTAGAAAATGGCCGTCTGCAGCTTGATCTCAACGACAGCACCTTACCGTACGGCGACATGTTCCGCGCCCCGCTGGAAGTCAGCAGCGCGCGCGGTGCGTTAACCTGGCTGAACAACCCACAGGGCTGGGAGCTGGCGAGTAAAAATCTGGATGTGAAAGCCAAATCGCTGTGGGTGAACGGTGATTTCCGCTACCAGCAGCCGGCCAAAGGGGATCCGTGGCTGAGCATTCTGGCCGGTATCCGCCTGTATGATTCCGCAGACGCCTGGCGTTACTTCCCGGAACCCTTGATGGGCAAGCACCTGGTGGACTACCTCAGCGGTGCCATTCAGGGCGGGCAGGTGGATAACGCCACGCTGCTCTACAACGGTGACCCGCAGCACTTCCCTTACCGTAAACATGAAGGCCAGTTTGAGGTATTTGTCCCGCTGCGCCATTCGACCTTCCAGTTCCAACCGGACTGGCCGGCATTGACCGATCTGGCCATCGATCTCGATTTTGCCAATGAAGGGCTGTGGATGAATGCTCCGCAGACCAAACTGGGTAAAGTCGATGGCAAAAATGTTACCGCCATCATTCCGGACTACCTGAAAGAGCGCCTGTTGGTTGACGCTGACGTGGCGGGTCAGGGTGAGGAAATCCATGACTATTTCGAGCAGACACCTCTGCATGATTCACTGGGTGCCGCACTGGATGAGCTGCAGATTGGTGGTAATGTCAGTGGGCGCTTACATCTCGATATCCCCTTGAACGGCGAGCTGGTGCGCGCCACGGGCGAGGTGGCGCTGAACAACAACTCACTGCTGGTTAAGCCGATCGAAAGTGAGCTGCAAAAGGTCAGCGGCAAGTTCCGCTTCGATAACGGCAACCTGACCAGTGATAGCCTGTCGGCCAACTGGTTCGGGCAGCCGGTTGCGGTGAATTTCAATACGCTGGAAGGTAAAAGTGACTACAAGGTCAATGTGGGTCTGAAGGCTGACTGGCAGCCGGGCAAATTCCCGGGAATTCCACAGGAAGTGGCCGATGCGCTGAGCGGCAGTGCTCCGTGGCAGGGGCAGGTTGCCATTACCTTGCCGCATAAGGGCAACGCCAGCTATGACATCGGCGTTGATGCGGACCTTAGAAAAGTAAGCAGTCACTTACCTTCTCCACTGGATAAGCCGGCGGGTGAGCCACTGCCGTTGAGTGTAAAAGTGAAAGGTGGCCTGAATGGCTTCATGCTAACCGGTAGCGCCGGCAAGCAGAACCATTTCAACAGCGAATGGACCTTCGCCAAACAGCAGGTGACGCTGGCACGAGCGGCATGGCAAACCGAAGGCGGTGGAACGCCACCTTTACCGGCCGGTAAATCTTTGACGCTCAACCTGCCGCCACTGGACGGTGAAAAGTGGTTGGGGTTAATGGCACCGGCGTTAAAACAAGGCGGTGGCTCGGGCCAGGTGGGCGGCTTCAACTTCCCAACCACCGTAGCGCTGAAAACACCGCAGCTGCTGTTGGGCGGTCAGGCTTGGCACAAGCTGACGTTGTCGGCCGAGAAACAGCTCGGCGGCACCCTGGTCAGCGCCAAGGGCGATGAAGTTGACGGCAGTCTGCGGGTGACGGATCGTGGGCCGTGGCGTGCCGATATCAATTATCTTTATTACAATCCGCAGTTTAGCGATGTCAAAGGGACGGCGGCGGCGGCGACCAACCCGCTGGCCGCGGCAGAAAAGGTTTCTTTCCGTGACTGGCCGTCGTTGATGCTGCGCTGCAAGTCGTGCTGGATGATGGGGCAAAACCTCGGCAAGGTGGAGGCGGATCTGGCCAATCAGGGTGATACCCTGACCCTGGAGCATGGCTTGGTCGATACCGGCAAAGGGCGCATGACCGCCAGCGGCCTGTGGAAGCAGAACGCCCAGGAAGAACGCAGCTCGCTGAAAGGCAAACTGCTGGGTGGCAAAATTGATGAAACCGCCGCTTTCTTCGGCATCACCACGCCGCTGAAAGGCGCGCCTTATGACATTGATTTTGATCTGTACTGGCGTGGCACGCCGTGGAAACCGCAGATGAGTACCCTCAGCGGTGCGATGAAGGTCAATATGGGCAAGGGTGAGATCGACAGCATGGGCGGTGGACGTGCCGGCCAGCTGTTGCGTTTGGTCAGTGTCGACTCCCTGTTGCGTAAGTTGCAGTTCGATTTCAGTGATACCTTCGGCAAAGGTTTCTACTTTGACTCCATCCGCAGCACCGCGTGGCTGAAAGATGGCATAATGCATACCGATAACCTGTTGGTTGACGGACTGGCGGCGGATATCGCCATGAGCGGACAGGTCGATTTGGCGCGCCGCCGGATTGATATGGAAGCAGTGGTCGCACCGGCCATTTCGACCACTGTCGGTGTGGCGACGGCATTCGTGATTAACCCGATTGTCGGCGCGGCGGTGTTTGCTGCCTCGCAGGTGTTGGGGCCGCTGTGGAGTAAGATCTCGCTGATTCGTTACCACATCAGCGGCGATTTGGACCAGCCGAAGGTCAACGAGGTCCTGCGTAAGCCAAAGGAGGATAAGGCGTCATGAGAAATGCTAACGTTGCGTTGTTACAATTGTGCAGTGGCGATCGGGTGCGTGATAACCTGGCCCAGATTGAACAGCAGATTAAGCAGCTCAATACCGGGGTAAAACTGGTGATGACGCCGGAGAACGCGCTGCTGTTCGCCAATTCTGCGGCTTATCGTGAACATGCTGAACGCCAGGGCGACGGGCCGCTGCAGAATGCGGTGCGCGAGATGGCACGGCGTTATGGCGTCTGGCTGCTGGTGGGGTCGATGCCGTTGGTCAGCCGTGAAAATCCTGCGCTGATCACCACCAGCAGCCTGCTGTTCGACGACCAGGGCGAGATCCGCGCGCGCTATGACAAGCTGCACATGTTCGACGTGGACATTAACGACTCTCACGGCCATTATCGGGAGTCGGATACCTATCAGCATGGCCAAGAGCTCCAGGTAGTGGATACCCCGGTCGGGCGGCTTGGCATGACCATCTGCTACGATCTGCGCTTCCCGGCGCTGTTCCAGGCGTTACGGGCACAGGGCGCTGAACTGATTTCCGTACCGGCGGCCTTTACTCGTGTGACCGGTGAGGCACACTGGGAAATTTTGCTGCGCGCCAGAGCGATAGAAAACCAGTGTGTGATCCTGGCGCCGGCACAGGTTGGCAGCCATGGCCCGACTCGTCGCACCTGGGGCCATTCGCTGGCGGTGGATGCCTGGGGCAAGGTATTGGCTGAAAACCCCGATGCGGTATCGGCGTTGAAAGTGCGGGTCGATATAACCGGCCTCAAAACCATTCGCGAGCAAATGCCGGTATTGCAACACAACCGATTCCAGACGTCGCTGACGGCGCCGTTTGACAACAAATTCTCCATTAAAGAGTGAAAAAATTATGAGCCTGACGTTTGTCAGTGAGCAGTTACTTGCTGCCAATAAGCTGAGCCACCAGGATCTGTTTTCCGTCCTGGGGCAACTGGCCGAACGCCGCCTCGATTACGCCGATCTCTATTTCCAGTCGAGCTACCACGAAGCCTGGGTGATTGAAGACGGTATCATCAAGGATGGCTCTTACAATATCGACCAAGGGGTTGGAGTACGCGCCGTGAGCGGCGAGAAAACCGGCTTCGCCTATGCCGATCAAATCACCCTGAACGCCTTGCAGCAAAGCGCCCATGCCGCGCGCAGCATAGTGCGTGACAGCGGTAATGGTCAGGTGCATACCTTGGGTGAAATCAGCCATAAGGCGCTGTATCCGTTGCTCGATCCGCTGCAAAGCCTGCCGCGGGAAGAGAAAATCGCCCTGTTGCACCGCATTGACAAGGTAGCCCGCGCGGCTGATAAGCGGGTGCAGGAAGTTAGCGCCAGTATCACCGGCGTGTATGAACAAATTCTGGTGGCGGCCACCGACGGTACTCTGGCTGCGGACGTTCGCCCATTAGTGCGCTTGTCTGTCAGCGTACTGGTGGAGCAAGACGGCAAGCGTGAACGCGGTTCCAGCGGCGGCGGTGGCCGTTTCGGCTATGACTATTTCCTGGAAATCGCCGATGGCGAAGTCCGTGCCGACGCCTACGCCAAAGAAGCGGTGCGCATGGCATTGATTAACCTTTCTGCCGTTGCAGCCCCAGCCGGTAATATGCCGGTGGTGCTGGGCGCAGGCTGGCCGGGCGTCCTGCTGCATGAAGCGGTGGGCCATGGTCTGGAAGGCGACTTTAACCGTCGCGGTACCTCGGTGTTTAGCGGCCAGATGGGTCAGTTGGTGGCCTCAGAGCTTTGTACGGTGGTGGATGACGGCACTTTGCAGGGGTTACGAGGTTCACTGGCGATCGACGACGAAGGCGTACCGGGCCAGTACAACATGTTGATTGAGAACGGTATCCTGAAAGGTTATATGCAGGACAAACTCAATGCGCGTCTGATGGGCGTTGCGCCGACCGGTAACGGCCGCCGTGAGTCCTATGCGCATCTGCCGATGCCGCGCATGACCAACACCTACATGCTGGCGGGCAAGTCTACGCCGGAAGAGATCATCGCCAGCGTTGAATACGGCCTGTACGCGCCGAACTTTGGCGGCGGCCAGGTGGATATCACCTCCGGCAAGTTTGTGTTTTCCACCACCGAAGCCTACCTGATCGAAAAAGGCCGCATCACCAAGCCGGTGAAGGGCGCCACGCTGATCGGCTCAGGTATTGAGGCGATGCAGCAGATTTCGATGGTGGGCAACGATCTGGCGCTGGATAAAGGCGTCGGCGTTTGCGGTAAAGAAGGGCAAAGCCTGCCGGTGGGGGTTGGTCAACCGACCCTGAAACTGGACACCCTGACCGTCGGTGGTACCGCGTAATACTTTCCAGGGGCCGGTTCACGGCCCCTATCAGTTTCTGTTTTGCGGCGCTCATCGCATTAGCAGCAATTTTTGGGTTTAGCTGAAATAAAGAGCGATCCACTGTTTTTTCCTTTTCGTGCGAATCAATGAATTATATTTAACTATTACAGGTGATTTTCTGCGGTTTGGCTTAGGTATTTTCTCTACCAATCGGCCTGAACTACCTCATTGGCTAATGATTCAACCTTGTTACATTCCCCGTCCTGTCGTTAAAATGCTGAAAAAACACACGGATGGTCTTCTGAATGGATTCAGTTACTCAACGGCTTTCGGCTGCTTTGCTGTGCATTTTCTTTTCTTCCGCCACCGGCGCTAACCTGCTTAGCCCGGCGGACCGCGACACGATCCAACAACAGCAGCGCGAATTACTGGAACAAAACCAGCAGCAGCGACAGGAATTGCAACGCAGCCTGACGCCGACCTTGCCAGCAACCCCGGCCCCCAGTGCCAACGCGGGTGGCCCTTGCTTCACCATCAGCCGTATTCAACTGGAAGGCGCCGAGCATCTGCCTGCCAGCGCGCAACGTAAACTCACCCAGAATTACCTGCAGCAATGCCTGAATCTGGGGCAAATCCAAACGCTGGTGCAGCAGATCTCCGACTGGTATATCGGCCGTGGCTATATCACCAGCCGCGCATTTCTGACCGAGCAGGATCTGTCGCGTGGCGAACTGCGGTTACTGGTGCTGGAAGGCAAGCTGGAGAAAATTCAGTTGGAAAAGCAGGACGATCGGATGCTGAAAATGGCCTTCCCGGGCCTGCAGGGCAAAATCCTTAACCTGCGTGATATCGAGCAGGGCATGGAGCAGATCAACCGCCTGCGTCAGCAACCGGTGCAGATAGAAATCCTGCCCGGCAGCCAACCGGGTTACTCAGTGGTCAACCTGAGCGCCAAACCCGAATTTCCGCTGATGCTCGGGCTGGGTTTCGACAACAGCGGGCAAAAAAGCACCGGGACCGGGCAGATCAACGGATCCTTGACCGGCAATAACCTGCTCGGGTTGGCGGACCAATGGTTTGTCGCCGGCGCCCGCAGCAGTGATTTTGCCAACGATCACAACGCACGCAGCGTACAAACCGGCGTGAGCCTGCCCTACGGCTACTGGACGCTGGATTACAACTATTCCTACAACGATTACCTGACCACGCTCAATAACCAGGGTTTTGACTGGCGCTCCAGCGGTGACAGCCAGACCCATCGTTTGGGCGTTTCGCGGGTGCTGTTCCGTGACGGCGAAATGAAAACCGGCCTGTCGCTGGGGCTGACGCACCGCATCAATCGCAATTACCTCAACGATACCCGGCTGGAAAGCAGCAGCCGCAAGCTGACCAGCGTGACGTTGGGGGTCAGCCACAGCCAGAAATTGCTGGGCGGGTTCGCTACCCTGAACCCGGCCTACAGCCGTGGTGTCCCCTGGTTGGGCGCAGAAAATGACAGCGGAAAAATCAAGGAAGCGCCCCGGGCCGAGTTTCACAAACTTTCGCTTTCCGGCAGCTACTACCTGCCGCTGACGCAAGATTGGACCTATCTCACCAGTCTTTACAGCCAGTGGAGTAACCACCGTTTGTACGGCAGCGAACGCCTGACGATAGGTGGAGAAAGCTCTGTGCGTGGTTTCAAGGAACAATACCTTTCCGGTGACAAGGGCGGTTACTGGCGTAACGAGGTCAATCGCACGCTGGTGACATTGCCGTACCTCGGCAGCATCAACGCCCTGGCGGCGCTCGATGGTGGCTATTTACAGCGTGACAAGCTGGATGCTAACGCCTCCGGCACGCTGTGGGGCGGCGCAGTGGGGCTGGGCAGCCGCGGGCGCTATTTCGGCAGCCAACTGACCGTCGGCTGGCCGCTGGCTTATCCCGACTGGTTGAAGCCGGATCGGGTTTCGGTTTACTACCGGGTGAATATCGTACTTTAACGCTACTGTACAGGAAGGTTTCAAGGATGAAGCGTAAACAGAATCAACCGCTTAATACCCCTCAGCGTCTGCTGAGCTACACCCTGTGCATGTTACTGGCCGGGCAGCCGCTGCTGCCGGCGCTGGCCGAAGGCGTTAACGTGGCCGAAGGTAATACCCGTGTCGATCAGGCCGCCAACGGCGTGCCGGTGGTCAACATTGCCACGCCGAATCAGGCCGGTATTTCCCATAACAAATACAACGATTTCAACGTCGGCAAAGAGGGGATGATCCTCAACAACGCCACCGGGCAGCTCAACCAGAGCCAGCTTGGCGGCCTGATCCAGAACAACCCCAACCTGCAGGCCGGCAAGGCAGCGCAGGGCATCATCAACGAAGTGGTGGCACCGAACCCTTCACAGCTTCAGGGCTACCTGGAGGTGGCAGGCAAGCAGGCCAGCGTGATGGTCGCCAACCCCTATGGCATCACCTGCGACGGCTGCGGCTTTATCAACACCCCTAACGCGACGTTGACCACCGGCAAACCGGTGCTGGGTGCCGACGGCAAGCTGCAGGCGCTGGAAGTCACCCAAGGGGCGATCACCATTCAGGGCAAGGGGCTGGACGCCAGCAAGAGCGACAAATTCGCCCTGATCGCCCGCGCTACCGAGATTAACGCTCAACTGTATGCCAAAGATCTCAACATCACGCTCGGGGCTAACCGGGTGGACGCTACCGGCAAGGCCACGGCGATCGCCGGTAATGGCGACGTGCCCAAGGTGGCCATCGACACCGGCGCCCTTGGCGGTATGTACGCCAACCGTATTCATTTGGTGTCCAGTGAAAAAGGGGTCGGGGTCAACCTCGGCAACCTCACCGCGCGTGAAGGCGATATTCAGCTGGATGCCAATGGCCAACTGCGACTGAATAAAACCCTGGCGCAGGGCGGTCTGAATGCCACTGCGGCGGGAATAACGCTCAGCGGCAACCACAAGGCCGGGCAGGCGCTTACCCTGAATAGCGGTGGCGATATTGCCATGAGTCAGGCCACGCTGAGCGCCAAAGGGGATATGCAACTGACTGCCACAGGCAAACTGCAGGCGGGCAAAGCCGAT is part of the Serratia quinivorans genome and encodes:
- the tldD gene encoding protease TldD, translated to MSLTFVSEQLLAANKLSHQDLFSVLGQLAERRLDYADLYFQSSYHEAWVIEDGIIKDGSYNIDQGVGVRAVSGEKTGFAYADQITLNALQQSAHAARSIVRDSGNGQVHTLGEISHKALYPLLDPLQSLPREEKIALLHRIDKVARAADKRVQEVSASITGVYEQILVAATDGTLAADVRPLVRLSVSVLVEQDGKRERGSSGGGGRFGYDYFLEIADGEVRADAYAKEAVRMALINLSAVAAPAGNMPVVLGAGWPGVLLHEAVGHGLEGDFNRRGTSVFSGQMGQLVASELCTVVDDGTLQGLRGSLAIDDEGVPGQYNMLIENGILKGYMQDKLNARLMGVAPTGNGRRESYAHLPMPRMTNTYMLAGKSTPEEIIASVEYGLYAPNFGGGQVDITSGKFVFSTTEAYLIEKGRITKPVKGATLIGSGIEAMQQISMVGNDLALDKGVGVCGKEGQSLPVGVGQPTLKLDTLTVGGTA
- a CDS encoding N-carbamoyl-D-amino acid hydrolase, with translation MRNANVALLQLCSGDRVRDNLAQIEQQIKQLNTGVKLVMTPENALLFANSAAYREHAERQGDGPLQNAVREMARRYGVWLLVGSMPLVSRENPALITTSSLLFDDQGEIRARYDKLHMFDVDINDSHGHYRESDTYQHGQELQVVDTPVGRLGMTICYDLRFPALFQALRAQGAELISVPAAFTRVTGEAHWEILLRARAIENQCVILAPAQVGSHGPTRRTWGHSLAVDAWGKVLAENPDAVSALKVRVDITGLKTIREQMPVLQHNRFQTSLTAPFDNKFSIKE
- the shlB_3 gene encoding Hemolysin transporter protein shlB precursor, whose protein sequence is MDSVTQRLSAALLCIFFSSATGANLLSPADRDTIQQQQRELLEQNQQQRQELQRSLTPTLPATPAPSANAGGPCFTISRIQLEGAEHLPASAQRKLTQNYLQQCLNLGQIQTLVQQISDWYIGRGYITSRAFLTEQDLSRGELRLLVLEGKLEKIQLEKQDDRMLKMAFPGLQGKILNLRDIEQGMEQINRLRQQPVQIEILPGSQPGYSVVNLSAKPEFPLMLGLGFDNSGQKSTGTGQINGSLTGNNLLGLADQWFVAGARSSDFANDHNARSVQTGVSLPYGYWTLDYNYSYNDYLTTLNNQGFDWRSSGDSQTHRLGVSRVLFRDGEMKTGLSLGLTHRINRNYLNDTRLESSSRKLTSVTLGVSHSQKLLGGFATLNPAYSRGVPWLGAENDSGKIKEAPRAEFHKLSLSGSYYLPLTQDWTYLTSLYSQWSNHRLYGSERLTIGGESSVRGFKEQYLSGDKGGYWRNEVNRTLVTLPYLGSINALAALDGGYLQRDKLDANASGTLWGGAVGLGSRGRYFGSQLTVGWPLAYPDWLKPDRVSVYYRVNIVL